One Neisseria sicca genomic region harbors:
- the murI gene encoding glutamate racemase, with the protein MTISKQRPIGVFDSGVGGLTNVRALMERLPMENIIYFGDTARVPYGTKSRATIETFAMQIVDFLLENDVKALVIACNTIAAVAGQKIRQKAGNMPVLDVISAGAQAALNTTSNNKIGIIATNTTVNSNAYARAIHAQNPDTLVRTQATPLLVPLVEEGWLDHEVTRLTVREYLKPLLVDDIDTLVLGCTHFPLLKPLIGKEAQNVALVDSAITTAEATAQALAQAGLLNTENDSPDYRFYVSDIPLRFRTIGERFLGRSMEQIEMVSLG; encoded by the coding sequence ATGACTATCAGCAAACAACGCCCCATCGGCGTTTTCGATTCCGGCGTCGGCGGCCTGACCAACGTCCGCGCCCTGATGGAACGCCTGCCGATGGAAAACATCATCTACTTCGGCGACACCGCCCGCGTTCCCTACGGCACCAAATCCCGCGCCACCATCGAAACCTTCGCCATGCAGATTGTCGATTTCCTGCTGGAAAACGATGTCAAGGCGCTCGTCATCGCGTGCAACACCATTGCCGCCGTTGCCGGACAGAAAATCCGCCAAAAAGCAGGCAATATGCCTGTATTGGACGTGATTTCCGCCGGCGCACAGGCCGCTCTGAACACCACGAGCAACAACAAAATCGGCATCATCGCCACCAACACCACCGTCAACAGCAACGCCTACGCCCGCGCCATCCACGCCCAAAACCCCGACACGCTCGTGCGCACGCAGGCGACGCCGCTGCTCGTGCCGCTGGTGGAAGAAGGCTGGCTCGACCACGAAGTAACCCGCCTGACCGTGCGCGAATACCTCAAACCGCTTTTGGTGGACGACATCGACACACTCGTCCTCGGCTGCACCCACTTCCCGCTGCTCAAGCCCCTGATCGGCAAAGAAGCGCAAAACGTCGCCCTGGTCGATTCCGCCATCACCACCGCCGAAGCGACCGCCCAAGCGCTCGCCCAAGCAGGGCTGCTCAACACTGAAAACGACAGCCCCGACTACCGCTTCTACGTCAGCGACATCCCTCTGCGCTTCCGCACCATAGGCGAACGCTTCCTCGGACGCAGCATGGAACAAATCGA
- the tsaE gene encoding tRNA (adenosine(37)-N6)-threonylcarbamoyltransferase complex ATPase subunit type 1 TsaE: MSEGATFSRRLPDEESTLELGGSWAKSLRAPLVIHLQGDLGAGKTTFTRGILRGLGHTGAVKSPTYAIVESYPLEAFTLHHFDLYRFASPEEWEDAGLDDLFSPDSVCIIEWPQQGGAFTPPADITVSLNHAEQGRTCTATVHTANGQKSLEAWLNSN, encoded by the coding sequence ATGAGCGAGGGCGCAACCTTTTCCCGCCGGCTTCCCGACGAAGAGTCCACACTCGAGTTGGGCGGAAGTTGGGCAAAATCGCTGCGTGCGCCATTGGTCATCCATCTGCAAGGCGATTTGGGCGCGGGGAAAACCACGTTCACGCGCGGCATCCTGCGCGGACTCGGACACACCGGCGCGGTCAAAAGCCCGACCTACGCCATCGTCGAATCCTACCCGCTGGAAGCGTTCACGCTCCATCATTTCGACCTTTACCGCTTTGCCTCGCCCGAAGAGTGGGAAGATGCGGGTCTGGACGACCTGTTCTCCCCTGACAGCGTCTGCATCATCGAATGGCCGCAACAGGGCGGCGCGTTCACGCCGCCCGCAGACATCACCGTATCTCTGAATCACGCCGAGCAGGGCAGAACCTGCACCGCTACCGTACACACTGCCAACGGACAAAAAAGTTTAGAAGCATGGTTAAATTCAAACTGA
- a CDS encoding N-acetylmuramoyl-L-alanine amidase, translated as MVKFKLTRRQVVRQAAGLLFTLTPIASALAKAAPPAQFVAARIWPSHAYTRITIESSRALQYQHFALENPGRLVVDIQNANINSVLQGISGKVLPDDPYIRSIRAGQNTPTTVRVVIDLKQNAYPQVFSLAPVGGFKNRLVIDLYPHGVDANDPMMALLNGNPPKRMQTQRPAERTDIAQDVPPRSNRGGRRPVVMIDPGHGGEDPGAIGPSGLKEKNVVLSIAREAKNRLESIGYTVYMTRNEDIFIPLGVRVAKARARNADVFVSIHADAFTSPSARGTGVYMLNTKGATSSAAKFLAQTQNNADAIGGVAKSGNRSVDNAILDMTQTATMRDSRKLGHSVLTELGKLNQLHKGRVDEANFAVLRAPDIPSILVETAFLSNPTEERLLGSDSFRRQCADAIATGIQKYVNNAVLRRG; from the coding sequence ATGGTTAAATTCAAACTGACACGAAGACAAGTCGTCCGCCAAGCCGCCGGACTGTTGTTCACCCTCACACCGATCGCCTCCGCCCTCGCCAAAGCCGCGCCGCCCGCCCAATTCGTCGCCGCCCGTATTTGGCCTTCGCACGCCTATACCCGTATCACCATCGAAAGCTCGCGCGCCCTGCAATATCAGCATTTCGCCTTGGAAAACCCCGGCAGGCTCGTCGTCGACATCCAAAACGCCAACATCAACAGTGTCCTGCAAGGCATTTCCGGCAAAGTCCTGCCCGACGACCCCTATATCCGCAGCATCCGCGCCGGACAAAACACCCCTACGACCGTGCGCGTCGTGATCGACCTCAAGCAAAACGCCTATCCGCAAGTCTTCTCGCTTGCCCCTGTCGGCGGCTTTAAAAACCGCCTCGTCATCGACCTCTATCCGCACGGCGTCGATGCCAACGATCCGATGATGGCGCTGCTCAACGGCAATCCGCCGAAACGCATGCAAACGCAACGTCCTGCCGAACGCACGGACATTGCCCAAGACGTACCTCCCCGCTCCAACCGCGGCGGACGCCGTCCTGTCGTCATGATAGACCCCGGTCATGGCGGTGAAGACCCCGGTGCGATCGGTCCGAGCGGCTTGAAAGAGAAAAACGTCGTCCTCTCCATCGCCCGCGAAGCCAAAAACCGCCTTGAAAGCATAGGCTACACCGTTTACATGACCCGCAACGAAGACATCTTCATCCCATTGGGCGTGCGCGTCGCCAAAGCCCGCGCCCGCAATGCCGACGTGTTCGTTTCCATCCACGCCGATGCCTTCACCAGCCCGTCTGCGCGCGGTACCGGCGTTTACATGCTCAACACCAAAGGTGCGACCAGTTCCGCCGCCAAATTCCTCGCCCAAACCCAAAACAACGCCGACGCCATCGGCGGCGTTGCCAAAAGCGGCAACCGCAGCGTCGATAATGCCATTCTCGACATGACCCAAACCGCCACCATGCGCGACAGCCGCAAACTGGGACATTCCGTCCTGACCGAATTGGGCAAACTCAACCAACTCCACAAAGGCCGCGTTGACGAAGCCAACTTCGCCGTCCTGCGCGCGCCCGACATCCCATCCATCCTCGTCGAAACCGCCTTCCTGTCCAACCCGACCGAAGAGCGGCTGCTCGGCAGCGATTCCTTCCGACGCCAATGCGCCGACGCCATCGCCACCGGCATCCAAAAATACGTCAACAACGCCGTATTGCGCAGAGGGTAA